GTTCAGCCTGGTAGCGCTGCCGTATTCGATAAAGTTTCTCTGGGCTCCCTTCATCGACCGCTATGTCCCTCCATTCCTCGGCAGGCGAAGAGGATGGCTGCTCATCACGCAGATTCTGCTGCTGATTGCCATTGCCGCGATGGCCGCGCATGATCCCGCACGCGGGCTCCAGGCGCTCGCGCTGAATGCAATTCTGATTGCCGTCTTCAGTGCCAGCCAGGACGTTGCAGGCGACGCGTACAGGACGGATGTACTCGATGAACGCGAGATGGGCGCTGGTACGGCGCTCTGGGTTCTCGGATACCGGATCGCGTTGCTGGTGACGGGGTCGCTGGCGTTCGTGCTCGCCGACAGCATCTCATGGCCGAACGTTTACCTGCTTCTCTCAGCGCTGATGCTGATCGGCATGATTGCCGCTTTCCTGGCGCCCGAGCCAGTCCTGCGTGACGCGCCGCCACAGTCCCTTGGCGAAGCGGTGGTGCTGCCATTTCACGAATTCTTCACGCGCTCCGGAATAGGGCGGGGAATTCTGATACTTGGCTTCATCGTTCTCTATCGATACTCCGATGGTGTGGCCGCCAACATGAGCACGCCGTTTCTGCTTCAGGCCGGGTACACACAGGCGGAGATCGGGGTCATACTCGGTGGTGCAGGTTTGATCGCGACGATCGTCGGAGTGCTTGCGGGCGGCGCGGCGCTTGGCCGTCTGGGAATCAACAAGATGCTCTGGATTGTCGCCGTGCTTCAGGCCATCAGCAACCTCGGCTATTATTTCCTGTCGATCACCGGTCGCAGCCAGAGCAATCTGCTGGGTGTGATCGTCATTGAAAACTTCGTCACCGGACTTGTCACGGCGGCGCTGCTCTCATTCCTGATGGCGATGTGCAACAAGCGCTTTTCCGCGACGCAGTTTGCGCTATTGTCGAGCCTGATGGCTGCCAGCCGCGATATTCTGGTGGCTCCCGCCGGCGCCATCGCCGAGGCAGCAGGCTGGCCTTCGTTTTTCCTGATAACGATTGCTGCCGGACTGCCGGCGTTGCTGCTGCTGCCGTTCATCGCACCGTGGTCGCGGGAAAACCCCGTCGGTGCCGCCTCGCATACCGGTGAGACCGCCGCTGTCTGACAGGCTACCCGGTGGGAATGGTGTACCGTCCAACAACCACTGTAGCGTTGTCGGGCGCGCCGGTCTGGAGTGCGAGGTCGATTAACGCTGTGCACATCGCCTCGAGATCTTCGTGTACAATTGCGATTGCCGCTATCTCGGACGACGTCATCTGGTTGGAAAGCCCGTCACTGCAGAGAAGTATGATGTCTCCGTGCTGCAGTTTCTCGCGCGTGAACTCGGGCACGATCGATTCTTCGGGCCCGAGCGCCTGCAGGATGATGTTGCGGTGTTCGCTTCTTTCAGCCTGCTCGGGTGTCAGCTTTCCGGCATCGACCATGCGCTGCACGAGCGACTGATCCTTGGTCATCTGGCGAGCGCTCGCGTTCCGGATGATATAGGCGCGGCTGTCACCAACCTGAGCGAAGTAGATCATGCCATGCACGACGAGCGCGAGCGTCGCGGTAGTGCCCATTCCACGATGCAGCGGATCGGCTTTCGCGCGGGCATGAATTGCTGCGTTGGCTTCGACGACCGCGAGTTTGAGAGAGTCGGCGATTATGACCGCGCCCTTGAGAGCACCTCGCTCGCGGCGCTCACGCAACTGGCGGAACGCAACTTCCGCGGCGAGATCACTGGCGACTTCACCAGACACCGCGCCTCCTACGCCGTCAGCGACCATCAGCAGGGCGGGAACGGCTTCGACTCTCATCGAACCGCCGCCGTTCTCGCGAATCGTCTCGCCAGTGGCGAGATTGCCGAACAGGAACGAATCTTCGTTGCGCTCGCGAATCAGGCCGACATCGCTTTTCCCGACGATTTCAATCGTACCTTCGGGAAGCGCCGGGAACTCTGCTGTGAACGGTTCGGCTCTGTTCACGAGGCGGCCGACGCGGCGCATTCCTGGATGCGCGGTGACGTATTCGAAGTATGGTGGGGCCACGGCATCCGCGAGAATATAGGTTAGACACGGCGGATTCGCCTGAGATGCAGGAACTCACCCGCGATACCCATGGTATCGAGCACGCAATCAGCTTCAATCGAAAGACGATCAGGCACCCATTATGACAACGAACATTTTGTTGAGACTTTTCGCTGCCACTGCTGTCGCCGCAACATTTGCGTGCACTCCACGTGGTCCATCCGCGCCGAGCCCTGATGCCGGGCCTCCTCGCTCCCCGCCGAGCCCTGAAGCCGGGCCTCCGCGCTCCCCGCCGGTCGTCCTGCGAGCGCCAGTACCGCCCGCCAACCCGGCCCTGCCGGCAGTGCCGACCGTCACGGGACCGTTGGCGATACGAGTGGTATATCCGCCGGCAGGGCATCTCATACAGTCGCGCGACTCGAACTTCGTTTTTGGGTCTGTCGGCAACGGCCTGGCCGGCCTCACCGTCAACGGCGTTCCAACACCCGTCTGGCCAAATGGCGCATTCGTCGCCTGGCTGGCAAATCCCTCGCCCGAGAATCCGCGATACGACATCGTGGCGACGACGGGCTTCGACACCGTCAGACTCGCGCAGCCAGTGAAGATCGCCCCGGCCGTAACGGCACCACTGACGCCACTGCCTCCCGACACGATATTACCGATGTCGCCGGCACGATACGCAACGTTGATTGGACCCGCGGTATATCCGAGCGATACCGACCGGGTTGTCACAGGGTATGCGCCAGGTGGCGGAGCCCAGCGCTGGTTTCTCTTCCCCGGGACGATCGTGAAGGTTACCGGGACGAAAGGCCCTGACGCCTACATCGACCTCGACGGCAGGGAGAAAATCAGGATCGCGAGGAGCGATCTTGATACGCTGCCGCTTGCGTACCGTCCGGTGCCGCTACGAGCCGGCGTATTCCGCACCGCCGTGGCGGAGGAATGGACAGATCTCAACATACCTGTCACTGACAGGCCTGCTTACCTTGTGCGACAAACCGACTCCTCCCTCACGCTCACGCTATACGGTGTCGCCGGCCCGCGGACGACGCCCGTGAGCGTCAATCCTGGCGGGAATAGCTACGTGACTTCCGCCCGCTCGATGGCGGTCGGGGCGCTGATGCAATACTCTCTCGCTCTCCGCGGCCCGGTGTTCGGATATCTGCCGCTATGGGAAAACGGCGTGTTCACCTTCAGGGTTCGGCGGCCTCCCGCGGTCGATTCCGCCGCACCGTTGCGAGGTCTCACTATCACCGTCGATCCAGGTCATCCACCGATCGGCGCAACCGGACCCACTGGTTTGTGGGAGCCTGAAGCCACGCTGCCTATCGGGCTCCGCATGCAAGCTCTCCTTGTGGCACAAGGTGCAAACGTCATCATGACGCGAACGACGCCCGAAGCGGTGGCGCTCAACGACAGGCCGGCACTGGCGCGCCGCGCTGGCTCGCACGCGCTGGTCTCGATCCACCTGAACGCGGTGCCCGACGGAGTCAATCCGCTGCGTGTTGACGGCACCGCAACCTACCATTTTCACCCGCACTCGCAGGCGCTTGCGCGGACAACCCAGCGGGGTCTGGTGCGGGAGCTTGCACTCAGGGACAACGGTGTGAAGCGTGAAAACTTCGCTGTCG
This genomic window from Gemmatimonadaceae bacterium contains:
- a CDS encoding AmpG family muropeptide MFS transporter; the protein is MTAPRAASPLRLFGQPKMAALLVLGFSSGLPLWLTDRTLKAWMTTANVDLTTIGLFSLVALPYSIKFLWAPFIDRYVPPFLGRRRGWLLITQILLLIAIAAMAAHDPARGLQALALNAILIAVFSASQDVAGDAYRTDVLDEREMGAGTALWVLGYRIALLVTGSLAFVLADSISWPNVYLLLSALMLIGMIAAFLAPEPVLRDAPPQSLGEAVVLPFHEFFTRSGIGRGILILGFIVLYRYSDGVAANMSTPFLLQAGYTQAEIGVILGGAGLIATIVGVLAGGAALGRLGINKMLWIVAVLQAISNLGYYFLSITGRSQSNLLGVIVIENFVTGLVTAALLSFLMAMCNKRFSATQFALLSSLMAASRDILVAPAGAIAEAAGWPSFFLITIAAGLPALLLLPFIAPWSRENPVGAASHTGETAAV
- a CDS encoding protein phosphatase 2C domain-containing protein, which produces MAPPYFEYVTAHPGMRRVGRLVNRAEPFTAEFPALPEGTIEIVGKSDVGLIRERNEDSFLFGNLATGETIRENGGGSMRVEAVPALLMVADGVGGAVSGEVASDLAAEVAFRQLRERRERGALKGAVIIADSLKLAVVEANAAIHARAKADPLHRGMGTTATLALVVHGMIYFAQVGDSRAYIIRNASARQMTKDQSLVQRMVDAGKLTPEQAERSEHRNIILQALGPEESIVPEFTREKLQHGDIILLCSDGLSNQMTSSEIAAIAIVHEDLEAMCTALIDLALQTGAPDNATVVVGRYTIPTG
- a CDS encoding N-acetylmuramoyl-L-alanine amidase — encoded protein: MTTNILLRLFAATAVAATFACTPRGPSAPSPDAGPPRSPPSPEAGPPRSPPVVLRAPVPPANPALPAVPTVTGPLAIRVVYPPAGHLIQSRDSNFVFGSVGNGLAGLTVNGVPTPVWPNGAFVAWLANPSPENPRYDIVATTGFDTVRLAQPVKIAPAVTAPLTPLPPDTILPMSPARYATLIGPAVYPSDTDRVVTGYAPGGGAQRWFLFPGTIVKVTGTKGPDAYIDLDGREKIRIARSDLDTLPLAYRPVPLRAGVFRTAVAEEWTDLNIPVTDRPAYLVRQTDSSLTLTLYGVAGPRTTPVSVNPGGNSYVTSARSMAVGALMQYSLALRGPVFGYLPLWENGVFTFRVRRPPAVDSAAPLRGLTITVDPGHPPIGATGPTGLWEPEATLPIGLRMQALLVAQGANVIMTRTTPEAVALNDRPALARRAGSHALVSIHLNAVPDGVNPLRVDGTATYHFHPHSQALARTTQRGLVRELALRDNGVKRENFAVVRLTWMPSVLAEGAFIIVPEQEAALRTAEYQERYAKGLVTGLEDYFRTLAGARR